Proteins encoded by one window of Mycolicibacterium cosmeticum:
- the dmpG gene encoding 4-hydroxy-2-oxovalerate aldolase, whose product MSTADIFFNPIWDVRMTDTSLRDGSHHKRHQFTKDEVGSIVAALDAAGVPVIEVTHGDGLGGSSFNYGFSKTPEQELIKLAAETAKNAKIAFLMLPGVGTKEDIKEAQNNGGEICRIATHCTEADVSIQHFGLARELGLETVGFLMMSHTISPEKLAAQARIMADAGCQCVYVVDSAGALVLDGVADRVAALVAELGDDAQVGFHGHENLGLGVANSIEAVRAGAKQIDGSCRRFGAGAGNAPVEALIGVFDKIGVKTGIDFFDIADAAEEVVAPAMPAECLLDRNALIMGYSGVYSSFLKHAIRQSERYGVPAHQLLHRAGQRKLIGGQEDQLIDIALEIKREQEAAANA is encoded by the coding sequence ATGAGCACCGCCGATATCTTCTTCAACCCGATCTGGGACGTCCGGATGACCGACACGTCGCTGCGCGACGGGTCGCACCACAAACGGCACCAGTTCACCAAGGACGAGGTCGGCTCGATCGTCGCCGCGTTGGATGCGGCCGGGGTGCCGGTCATCGAGGTCACCCACGGCGACGGCCTGGGCGGCTCGTCGTTCAATTACGGGTTCTCGAAAACCCCTGAGCAGGAACTGATCAAGCTCGCGGCCGAGACCGCCAAGAACGCCAAGATCGCGTTTCTGATGCTGCCCGGGGTGGGCACCAAGGAAGACATCAAGGAAGCCCAGAACAACGGCGGCGAGATCTGCCGGATCGCAACCCACTGCACCGAGGCCGACGTCTCGATCCAGCATTTCGGGCTGGCCCGCGAACTCGGTCTGGAAACCGTCGGGTTCTTGATGATGAGCCACACCATCTCCCCGGAGAAGCTGGCCGCCCAGGCCCGCATCATGGCCGATGCCGGCTGCCAGTGCGTCTACGTCGTGGATTCGGCAGGCGCGCTGGTGCTCGACGGGGTCGCCGACCGGGTGGCCGCGCTGGTCGCCGAACTCGGCGACGACGCCCAGGTGGGCTTCCATGGCCACGAGAACCTGGGGTTGGGGGTGGCCAACTCCATCGAGGCCGTCCGCGCGGGCGCCAAGCAGATCGACGGGTCGTGCCGCCGGTTCGGTGCGGGCGCGGGCAACGCGCCCGTCGAGGCACTGATCGGGGTGTTCGACAAGATCGGCGTCAAGACCGGGATCGACTTCTTCGACATCGCCGACGCCGCCGAAGAGGTGGTGGCCCCCGCGATGCCGGCCGAATGCCTGCTCGACCGCAACGCCCTGATCATGGGCTACTCCGGGGTGTACTCCAGCTTCCTCAAGCACGCCATCCGCCAGTCCGAACGCTACGGCGTGCCCGCACACCAGCTCCTGCACCGCGCCGGGCAGCGCAAGCTGATCGGCGGCCAGGAAGACCAGCTCATCGACATCGCCCTGGAAATCAAGCGCGAACAAGAAGCCGCCGCCAACGCCTGA
- a CDS encoding acetaldehyde dehydrogenase (acetylating) gives MADKASVAIVGSGNISTDLLYKLLRSQWLEPRWMIGIDPESEGLARARKLGLETSHEGVDWLLAQSELPDLVFEATSAYVHRAAAPRYEAAGIRAIDLTPAAVGPGVIPPANLRAHLDAPNVNMVTCGGQATIPMVYAVSRAVADEGGVPYAEIVASVSSASAGPGTRANIDEFTKTTSAGVQNIGGAAKGKAIIILNPAEPPMIMRDTIFCAIPEDADHAAITASIKEVVAQVQTYVPGYRLLNEPQFDEPSVVNGGNHVVTVFVEVEGAGDYLPPYAGNLDIMTAAATKVGEEIAKERVAATAGGQA, from the coding sequence ATGGCCGATAAGGCGTCAGTGGCGATTGTCGGGTCGGGCAATATCAGCACCGACCTGCTGTACAAGTTGTTGCGGTCGCAGTGGCTGGAGCCGCGCTGGATGATCGGGATCGACCCGGAGTCCGAGGGGTTGGCCCGGGCCCGCAAGCTGGGCCTGGAGACCAGCCACGAGGGTGTGGATTGGCTTCTGGCGCAAAGTGAATTGCCGGATCTGGTGTTCGAGGCGACCAGTGCGTATGTGCATCGTGCCGCGGCGCCGCGGTATGAGGCCGCCGGTATCCGGGCGATCGATCTGACCCCGGCGGCCGTGGGGCCCGGGGTGATCCCGCCGGCGAACCTGCGCGCGCACCTGGACGCGCCGAACGTCAACATGGTCACCTGCGGCGGGCAGGCGACCATCCCGATGGTCTACGCGGTAAGTCGCGCAGTGGCCGATGAAGGGGGCGTGCCCTATGCCGAGATCGTGGCGTCGGTGTCCTCGGCGTCGGCCGGTCCGGGCACCCGGGCCAATATCGACGAATTCACCAAGACCACCAGTGCCGGGGTGCAGAACATCGGTGGGGCGGCCAAGGGTAAGGCGATCATCATCTTGAACCCGGCCGAGCCGCCGATGATCATGCGCGACACCATCTTCTGCGCCATCCCCGAAGATGCCGACCACGCGGCGATCACCGCGTCGATCAAGGAGGTGGTGGCCCAGGTGCAGACCTATGTGCCCGGCTACCGCCTGCTCAACGAGCCGCAGTTCGACGAGCCGTCGGTGGTCAACGGCGGCAACCACGTCGTCACCGTGTTCGTGGAGGTGGAGGGTGCCGGTGACTACCTTCCGCCGTACGCTGGAAATCTGGACATCATGACCGCCGCGGCCACCAAGGTCGGCGAGGAAATCGCCAAAGAACGCGTCGCGGCTACCGCTGGAGGTCAGGCATGA
- a CDS encoding 2-keto-4-pentenoate hydratase → MLSVEVRDELAADLAQAERSRVPTTPLTDRYPDIDVVDAYEIQLINIRQRVAEGARVIGHKVGLSSEAMQKMMGVDEPDYGHLLADMEVFENKPVKTANYLYPRVEVEVGFVLADDLPGAGCTEDDVLAATAAFAPSIELIDTRITDWKIKLCDTIADNASSAGWVLGPERVSPKDIDIKNINAVLKRNGEVVAEGRSDAVLGNPVTSVAWLARKVDSFGVRLKAGDIVLPGACMRAIDARPGDDFVADFDGLGSVRLSFE, encoded by the coding sequence ATGCTGAGTGTCGAGGTTCGCGACGAGCTCGCGGCTGATCTCGCCCAGGCCGAGCGCAGCAGGGTCCCGACCACGCCGTTGACCGACCGCTACCCCGATATCGACGTGGTGGATGCCTACGAGATCCAGCTGATCAACATCCGGCAGCGCGTTGCCGAGGGAGCCCGGGTGATCGGGCACAAGGTGGGCCTGTCCTCGGAGGCCATGCAGAAGATGATGGGCGTCGACGAGCCCGACTACGGGCACCTGCTCGCCGACATGGAGGTTTTCGAGAACAAGCCGGTGAAGACGGCGAACTACCTGTACCCGCGGGTGGAGGTGGAGGTGGGCTTCGTGCTGGCCGACGACCTGCCCGGCGCGGGCTGCACCGAGGACGACGTGCTGGCCGCGACCGCCGCCTTCGCGCCGTCGATCGAACTGATCGACACCCGCATCACCGACTGGAAGATCAAGCTGTGTGACACCATCGCCGACAACGCCTCCTCGGCCGGTTGGGTGCTCGGTCCGGAACGCGTGTCGCCCAAGGATATTGACATCAAGAACATCAACGCCGTGCTCAAGCGCAACGGCGAGGTGGTGGCGGAGGGCCGCAGCGACGCGGTACTGGGCAATCCCGTCACCTCGGTGGCCTGGCTGGCCCGCAAGGTGGACAGCTTCGGCGTGCGGCTGAAGGCCGGTGACATCGTGCTGCCGGGTGCGTGCATGCGTGCGATAGATGCACGTCCAGGTGACGATTTCGTAGCAGATTTCGACGGACTAGGTTCGGTCCGACTGAGTTTCGAATAG
- the kstD gene encoding 3-oxosteroid 1-dehydrogenase — protein MTGQEYGAFDVVVVGSGAAGMVAALTAAHQGLSTVVVEKAPHYGGSTARSGGGVWIPNNEILQRDGVKDTADAARKYLHAIIGDVVPAEKIDTYLDRGPEMLSFVLKNSPLKLCWVPGYSDYYPETPGGKATGRSVEPKPFDAKKLGPDEAGLEPPYGKVPMNMVVLQQDYVRLNQLKRHPRGVLRSIKVGVRSVWANATGKNLVGMGRALIAPLRIGLREAGVPVLLNTALTDLHVEDGVVRGIYVRAAGDPESAEPQLIRARKGVILGCGGFEHNQEMRTKYQRQPITTEWTVGAKANTGDGILAAEKLGAALEIMEDSWWGPTVPLVDAPWFALSERNSPGSIIVNLSGKRFMNESMPYVEACHHMYGGEFGQGSGPGENVPAWLVFDQQYRDRYIFAGLQPGQRIPKKWLESGVVVKADTLAELAEKTGVPAEALGATIERFNGFARTGVDEDFHRGESAYDRYYGDPTNKPNPNLGEIKHAPFYAAKMVPGDLGTKGGIRTDVHGRALRDDGSIIEGLYAAGNVSSPVMGHTYPGPGGTIGPAMTFGYLAALHLAGKA, from the coding sequence ATGACTGGACAGGAGTACGGTGCCTTCGACGTGGTCGTGGTGGGAAGCGGTGCCGCCGGCATGGTCGCCGCCCTTACCGCCGCTCACCAGGGCCTCTCGACAGTAGTCGTTGAAAAGGCTCCGCACTATGGTGGTTCCACTGCGCGGTCAGGTGGCGGAGTTTGGATCCCGAACAACGAGATTCTCCAGCGTGACGGTGTCAAAGACACCGCCGATGCGGCCCGCAAATACCTGCACGCCATCATCGGCGATGTCGTCCCCGCCGAGAAGATCGACACTTACCTGGACCGGGGTCCGGAGATGCTGTCGTTCGTGTTGAAGAACTCGCCGCTGAAGCTGTGCTGGGTGCCGGGTTACTCCGATTACTACCCGGAGACGCCGGGCGGCAAGGCCACCGGCCGTTCGGTGGAACCGAAGCCGTTCGACGCCAAGAAACTCGGGCCCGACGAGGCGGGCCTGGAACCGCCCTACGGCAAGGTCCCGATGAACATGGTGGTGCTGCAGCAGGACTACGTACGGCTCAACCAACTCAAGCGACACCCGCGCGGCGTGCTGCGCAGCATCAAGGTCGGCGTACGGTCGGTCTGGGCCAACGCCACCGGCAAGAATTTGGTCGGTATGGGTCGCGCGCTGATCGCCCCGCTGCGCATCGGCCTGCGCGAAGCCGGGGTACCGGTGCTGCTCAACACCGCGCTGACGGATCTGCATGTCGAGGACGGCGTGGTCCGCGGCATCTATGTGCGTGCCGCAGGTGACCCGGAATCGGCCGAGCCGCAACTGATCCGCGCCCGCAAAGGGGTCATCCTCGGGTGCGGCGGCTTCGAGCACAACCAGGAGATGCGCACCAAGTATCAGCGGCAGCCCATCACCACGGAATGGACCGTCGGGGCCAAGGCCAATACCGGGGACGGCATCCTGGCCGCCGAAAAGCTCGGCGCCGCATTGGAAATCATGGAGGACTCGTGGTGGGGCCCGACGGTCCCGCTGGTCGATGCGCCGTGGTTCGCGCTGTCGGAACGCAATTCGCCCGGGTCGATCATCGTCAACCTCAGCGGCAAGCGATTCATGAACGAGTCGATGCCCTATGTCGAGGCCTGCCACCACATGTACGGCGGCGAGTTCGGCCAGGGCTCCGGCCCCGGCGAGAACGTGCCGGCCTGGCTGGTCTTCGACCAGCAATACCGGGACCGCTACATCTTCGCGGGATTGCAACCGGGACAGCGTATCCCGAAGAAGTGGCTGGAGTCCGGCGTCGTCGTCAAGGCCGACACACTGGCCGAACTGGCCGAGAAGACCGGCGTGCCCGCCGAGGCCCTCGGCGCCACCATCGAGCGGTTCAACGGTTTCGCCCGCACCGGGGTGGACGAGGACTTCCACCGCGGCGAGAGTGCCTACGACCGCTACTACGGCGATCCCACCAACAAGCCGAACCCCAACCTCGGCGAGATCAAGCACGCGCCGTTCTACGCGGCCAAGATGGTGCCGGGTGACCTGGGCACCAAGGGCGGTATCCGCACCGACGTGCACGGCCGGGCGCTGCGCGACGACGGCTCGATCATCGAGGGGCTCTACGCCGCGGGTAACGTCAGCTCGCCGGTGATGGGCCACACCTATCCCGGCCCGGGTGGGACCATCGGACCCGCCATGACGTTCGGCTACCTCGCCGCACTCCACCTGGCAGGAAAGGCCTGA
- a CDS encoding MaoC/PaaZ C-terminal domain-containing protein, with product MPIDVDKALAADLDPIEFSWTSSDIQLYHLGLGAGADPMDERELRYLTDNTPQVLPTFGNVAVSFHMTEAPTVQFPGIDIELSKVLHASEGVTVPGPIPTSGKAWSKQRFTEIWDKGKAAVIVSESTVTDESGTVLWTTKRSIFARGEGGFGGERGPSTSVELPERAPDAEIALPTLPQQALLYRLCGDRNPLHSDPAFAKAAGFDRPILHGLCTYGIGCKAIVDHFFDGDVTQVGSYGARFAGTVIPGETLRADIWKQDGKLIGQLTAPSRDNTVVLSGVELVPA from the coding sequence ATGCCGATCGATGTCGACAAGGCGCTCGCTGCCGACCTGGACCCCATCGAGTTCTCGTGGACCAGCAGCGATATCCAGCTGTACCACCTGGGCCTCGGCGCGGGCGCGGACCCGATGGACGAACGCGAGCTGCGCTATCTGACCGACAACACCCCGCAGGTCCTGCCCACCTTCGGCAATGTCGCGGTCAGCTTCCACATGACCGAGGCGCCGACGGTGCAGTTCCCCGGCATCGACATCGAACTGTCCAAGGTGCTGCACGCCAGCGAGGGCGTCACCGTGCCCGGCCCCATCCCGACCAGCGGTAAAGCCTGGTCCAAACAGCGCTTCACCGAGATCTGGGACAAGGGCAAGGCCGCCGTCATCGTCAGCGAGTCCACCGTGACCGACGAATCCGGCACCGTGCTGTGGACCACCAAACGGTCCATCTTCGCCCGCGGTGAGGGGGGATTCGGCGGCGAGCGGGGGCCCTCCACCTCGGTGGAACTGCCTGAGCGCGCCCCCGACGCCGAGATCGCGCTGCCGACGCTGCCGCAGCAGGCGCTGCTGTACCGGCTGTGCGGCGACCGTAACCCGCTGCACTCCGATCCCGCGTTCGCCAAGGCGGCCGGGTTCGACCGGCCGATCCTGCACGGGCTGTGCACCTACGGCATCGGTTGCAAGGCCATCGTCGATCACTTCTTCGACGGCGATGTCACGCAGGTCGGCAGTTACGGGGCACGGTTCGCCGGCACCGTCATCCCGGGTGAGACGCTGCGCGCCGACATCTGGAAGCAGGACGGCAAGCTCATCGGGCAACTGACGGCACCGAGCCGGGACAACACCGTGGTGCTGTCCGGGGTGGAGCTCGTTCCCGCCTGA
- a CDS encoding endonuclease/exonuclease/phosphatase family protein, producing the protein MEASAALGLAGAAHRPRRSALGPDLIRALSTTAACIATVVAGGAFLARWLEVTNHVVLIAAAAAPYAVPLSASAAVLLAVSRRWVFAAAATLVAVAAAAVQAPVFVRSGDTAAGNTIRVLTANLYEGRADAGRLLAAAREHADVLAVQELTPDIVQRLTAAGVAIDFPFRWIADGPAAEGVGLWSRFPLSATGRVAGFMLPLLSARVDVPGIEVDPVVLVVHLSGPWPQPIDDWRSDMAQLPRTLRSMADQAGAGCVIAAGDLNSSVDMRDLRTALAESGYHDAARDAGAGLLRSYPANTVAPPVIGIDHVLTHDCAAISARTVPLPGSDHLGVVATVAIR; encoded by the coding sequence ATGGAAGCATCCGCTGCGCTGGGTCTTGCGGGCGCTGCGCACCGGCCGCGACGAAGCGCCCTAGGGCCCGACCTGATCCGGGCGCTGTCCACCACCGCCGCCTGCATCGCCACGGTGGTTGCCGGCGGTGCCTTCCTGGCGCGCTGGCTGGAGGTGACCAATCACGTCGTGCTCATCGCCGCCGCCGCTGCGCCGTACGCCGTGCCGCTGTCCGCATCGGCGGCCGTCCTGCTCGCCGTGTCCCGGCGCTGGGTGTTCGCCGCGGCGGCCACGCTGGTCGCGGTCGCGGCGGCGGCCGTGCAGGCGCCGGTGTTCGTGCGGTCCGGTGACACCGCCGCCGGGAACACCATTCGGGTACTGACCGCCAATCTCTACGAGGGGCGCGCCGACGCCGGCCGATTGCTCGCCGCCGCCCGCGAGCATGCCGACGTCCTGGCCGTCCAGGAGCTGACACCCGACATCGTCCAGCGGCTGACCGCCGCCGGTGTGGCCATCGACTTCCCCTTCCGCTGGATCGCAGACGGTCCGGCCGCGGAAGGGGTGGGTCTGTGGAGCCGCTTCCCGTTGTCCGCCACCGGCCGCGTTGCCGGTTTCATGCTCCCGCTCCTGAGTGCCCGCGTCGACGTACCGGGTATCGAGGTCGACCCCGTCGTGCTGGTGGTGCACCTCTCCGGCCCGTGGCCCCAGCCCATCGACGACTGGCGCAGCGATATGGCGCAGCTCCCACGCACCTTGCGGTCCATGGCCGATCAGGCCGGGGCGGGATGCGTCATCGCCGCCGGTGACCTGAACAGCAGCGTCGACATGCGGGACCTCCGCACCGCGCTGGCGGAATCCGGCTACCACGACGCGGCGCGTGACGCCGGTGCCGGACTGCTCCGGAGCTATCCCGCCAACACCGTCGCGCCACCCGTGATCGGTATCGACCATGTGCTGACGCACGACTGCGCGGCCATATCGGCGCGAACGGTTCCGCTGCCGGGATCGGACCATCTCGGAGTCGTCGCCACCGTCGCTATCCGGTGA
- a CDS encoding aldo/keto reductase, whose translation MDGHPEISDDAVREFAHEAASAPAGTLGFGCASLYALPSAQHRRTMLEAAYELGIRHFDVAPTYGLGIAEKELADFLHHRPDVTVATKFGLRPSILGRIAGATQHPVRQGLSRLPALQARMRGAARRQDPGVLDRILYTERDYSVAAARRSLLDSLRVLRRDHIDHFLIHEPAGYPITHLEVVEYLEQCRRDGLIGSWGPAGDLSRMNPALAYICDHAGVQQFPYDLVQGAAGRPAAPHTVTYGFISAALPRVEQALANSPALSRHCTELLDADVTDRRTVIWLLARDAFRNNPFGTVLASTTKLGHLRLIHRAATTPLPNETEVARAIRKEFGE comes from the coding sequence ATGGATGGTCACCCCGAGATTTCGGACGACGCGGTGCGCGAATTTGCGCACGAGGCGGCGTCGGCGCCCGCTGGGACGCTCGGTTTCGGGTGCGCCAGCCTGTACGCGCTGCCCTCGGCGCAGCATCGGCGCACCATGCTCGAAGCCGCTTATGAGTTGGGCATCCGGCACTTCGACGTGGCACCGACGTACGGGCTCGGGATCGCCGAGAAGGAACTCGCGGACTTTCTGCACCACCGCCCCGATGTGACCGTCGCGACGAAGTTCGGCTTGCGTCCATCGATCCTGGGCCGCATCGCCGGAGCCACCCAGCATCCGGTCAGGCAGGGACTGTCGCGGCTGCCCGCCCTCCAGGCGAGGATGCGCGGAGCCGCACGCCGGCAGGACCCCGGTGTGCTGGACCGGATTCTCTACACCGAGCGCGACTACTCGGTCGCCGCCGCGCGGCGGTCTCTGTTGGACAGCCTGCGGGTGCTGCGGCGGGACCACATCGACCACTTCCTGATACATGAGCCCGCCGGGTATCCGATCACTCACCTGGAGGTCGTCGAATACCTGGAGCAGTGTCGCCGCGACGGCCTCATCGGCAGCTGGGGGCCCGCCGGCGATCTGTCCCGGATGAACCCCGCACTGGCCTACATCTGCGATCACGCAGGCGTTCAACAATTCCCGTACGACCTGGTTCAGGGTGCGGCGGGCCGGCCCGCCGCGCCGCACACCGTGACCTACGGGTTCATCTCCGCGGCCTTGCCCCGCGTGGAACAGGCGCTGGCGAATTCCCCCGCGCTGAGCCGTCACTGCACCGAGCTCCTCGACGCGGACGTCACGGACCGGCGCACCGTGATCTGGCTGCTCGCCCGGGATGCCTTCCGCAACAACCCGTTCGGGACCGTGCTGGCGTCCACGACGAAGCTGGGGCACCTGCGTCTGATCCACCGGGCGGCCACGACGCCGCTGCCCAACGAAACCGAGGTCGCCAGGGCGATCAGGAAGGAGTTCGGCGAATGA
- a CDS encoding GMC oxidoreductase: MTVQSGYELAPGARLRASLVVVGAGPAGIVCAVEAARRGVDVLLIESGGREPDPHRQRLSTATVRHPNLHAPVELTVSRQIGGTSAIWGGRCVPYDEVDFLDRPITAPSRWPLSYPDVQPYFDAACDWFKCGRSAFDVKDLPHLPAHMVPGLPDGDVLASTLERWSLPTHFGREYGDVLTGSTRLRVLTDSTCVRVDIDEDLSRATGVTCKTLAGGTFSVEADRVIVAAGGLESTRLLMCSPAAGGRSAGDHSGHLGHWYMAHLEGVIADLVLCTPAAETVHGYERDVDGTYVRRRLTFAPGYQLEHGLPNIAGWIANPELPDASHRNVQLSLTYLALVSPLGSRLAPPAQRLSLTGTKIPGTPYGTAARSPMRAHLRNVLSDPAGAARFAVDFGAKRVFSRGRKPPGFFVWSADNRYPLQYHGEHLPHYESCVRLAAATDELGMPRLDIDIKFTDDDIQGVLAAHRHWDRYLRTAGVGRLEYVVDDPAAAVLARAGGGFHQIGTTRMAASPADGVVDTDLAVHGIPNLHVVSSSVFVTSGQANSTFLIVVLALRLIGALYDKADSAIGGIEHA; encoded by the coding sequence ATGACGGTCCAGTCGGGCTACGAACTGGCTCCCGGTGCCCGGCTTCGGGCCTCGCTCGTCGTCGTCGGCGCCGGACCGGCAGGCATCGTCTGCGCGGTCGAAGCGGCGCGGCGTGGGGTCGATGTGCTGTTGATCGAGAGCGGCGGCCGCGAACCCGACCCGCACCGCCAGCGATTGTCGACCGCCACCGTCCGGCACCCGAACCTGCACGCGCCCGTCGAGCTCACGGTGAGCCGCCAGATCGGCGGTACCTCCGCGATCTGGGGCGGGCGTTGCGTGCCCTATGACGAGGTGGACTTCCTCGACCGCCCGATCACCGCACCGTCGCGCTGGCCGCTGAGCTATCCGGACGTGCAGCCCTACTTCGATGCCGCCTGCGACTGGTTCAAATGTGGCCGTTCGGCTTTCGACGTCAAGGATCTGCCGCATCTTCCGGCACACATGGTGCCCGGACTTCCGGACGGTGACGTGTTGGCATCCACCCTGGAACGCTGGTCCCTGCCCACACACTTCGGTCGGGAGTACGGCGATGTGCTGACCGGGTCGACGAGGTTGCGGGTGTTGACGGACAGCACCTGCGTGCGTGTCGACATAGACGAGGACCTGTCCCGGGCCACCGGAGTGACGTGCAAGACCCTGGCCGGCGGCACCTTCTCCGTCGAGGCGGACCGCGTGATCGTGGCGGCCGGTGGACTGGAGAGTACCCGGCTGCTCATGTGCTCACCGGCCGCGGGCGGGCGCAGCGCCGGTGACCACTCCGGGCACCTCGGCCATTGGTACATGGCGCATTTGGAGGGCGTGATCGCCGATCTCGTCCTGTGCACACCTGCCGCCGAGACGGTGCACGGTTACGAACGCGATGTCGACGGCACCTATGTCCGGCGGCGACTGACCTTCGCACCCGGCTATCAGCTGGAGCACGGCCTGCCGAACATCGCCGGCTGGATCGCCAACCCGGAGCTACCGGACGCCTCACACCGCAACGTCCAGCTGTCACTCACCTATCTCGCACTGGTCTCGCCGCTGGGATCCCGGCTCGCCCCGCCGGCGCAACGCCTCTCCCTCACGGGTACCAAGATTCCCGGCACCCCCTACGGCACCGCCGCCAGATCCCCCATGCGTGCGCACCTGCGCAATGTGCTGTCCGACCCCGCCGGCGCCGCTCGCTTCGCGGTGGATTTCGGGGCGAAGCGGGTATTTTCCCGCGGCCGGAAACCACCGGGCTTCTTCGTCTGGAGCGCGGACAACCGTTATCCGCTGCAATATCACGGCGAACACCTGCCCCACTACGAGAGTTGCGTGCGGTTGGCCGCCGCGACCGATGAGCTGGGCATGCCCCGTCTGGACATCGACATCAAATTCACCGACGACGACATCCAGGGAGTGCTTGCGGCACACCGGCACTGGGACCGTTATCTGCGGACAGCCGGCGTCGGCCGGTTGGAGTACGTGGTCGACGATCCGGCTGCCGCTGTGCTGGCGCGGGCCGGTGGCGGCTTCCATCAGATAGGGACCACCAGGATGGCGGCCAGTCCCGCCGACGGTGTCGTCGACACCGACCTGGCGGTACACGGTATCCCGAATCTGCACGTGGTGAGCAGCTCGGTATTCGTGACGTCCGGGCAGGCCAATTCCACGTTTCTGATCGTGGTGCTGGCACTGCGGCTGATCGGTGCGCTCTACGACAAGGCCGACTCTGCCATCGGGGGGATCGAACATGCGTGA
- a CDS encoding glycosyltransferase family 2 protein translates to MREIRRDQLRCPAVVLDIDVRTSYGSTTVDVERYRTAWCLVRDGGVVVEARFFDIEDRATLTLDDVRVELAAAGLPVAATPSCSGHASLTVAIPTNRADSLPIALQSLTKQSDPDFEVLIIDNSSDGRIAAAMTDFGGLTLRTCHEPLPGISRARNCGIAYVRTDLVAWLDDDEVADPDWVAWLKRGFAAPGRPDAVAGVMLPAELETQAQVDFERYGGFNKGRPMQPQELRTGSRAVLSPLYPLPGFGAGGNMAFRTDALRSIGGFDNRLGSAIIHGGEETRALSELLHRGSLILHWPPAVTWHYHRRTNQELEKQLYGYAAGLTGFYMSWLVASPRSALEIAGLIPRGVRRILATRRSGRPGGPPAGFPENLLRASRRGLYRGAWMYLWENRHQRRYTVTR, encoded by the coding sequence ATGCGTGAAATTCGCCGGGATCAACTGCGTTGCCCCGCTGTGGTGCTCGACATCGACGTCCGCACCAGCTACGGGTCCACGACCGTCGACGTAGAGCGGTACCGCACGGCCTGGTGCCTGGTGCGGGACGGGGGCGTCGTGGTCGAGGCGAGATTCTTCGATATCGAAGACCGCGCCACACTCACCCTCGACGACGTGCGCGTCGAGCTCGCCGCCGCCGGGCTACCGGTCGCCGCGACGCCCTCCTGTTCGGGTCACGCGTCACTGACCGTAGCCATCCCCACGAATCGCGCCGACAGCCTTCCGATCGCACTGCAGAGTCTGACGAAGCAATCCGATCCGGACTTCGAGGTGTTGATCATCGACAACTCGTCCGACGGCAGGATCGCGGCCGCCATGACCGACTTCGGCGGCCTCACACTGCGCACCTGCCATGAACCGTTACCGGGCATCTCGCGCGCCCGAAACTGTGGGATCGCCTACGTCAGAACGGATCTGGTTGCCTGGCTCGATGATGACGAAGTGGCCGATCCGGACTGGGTCGCCTGGCTGAAACGAGGATTTGCCGCACCGGGCCGGCCCGACGCGGTGGCCGGCGTGATGCTACCGGCGGAGCTGGAAACCCAGGCCCAGGTCGATTTCGAGCGGTACGGCGGGTTCAACAAGGGCAGGCCCATGCAACCGCAGGAACTACGTACCGGTAGCCGGGCGGTGCTCAGCCCGCTCTACCCCCTACCGGGTTTCGGCGCCGGAGGCAACATGGCTTTCCGGACGGACGCACTGCGCTCCATCGGCGGCTTCGACAACCGGCTCGGGAGCGCCATCATCCACGGCGGGGAGGAAACCCGGGCGCTGTCGGAACTTCTGCACCGCGGATCCTTGATTCTGCACTGGCCACCGGCCGTGACATGGCATTACCACCGGCGCACCAACCAGGAGCTGGAGAAGCAGCTGTACGGATACGCGGCGGGTCTGACCGGCTTCTACATGAGCTGGTTGGTGGCATCCCCCCGCTCGGCCCTGGAGATCGCCGGTTTGATCCCTCGCGGTGTCCGGCGGATCCTTGCGACGCGGCGCTCGGGCCGGCCCGGCGGCCCACCTGCCGGTTTCCCGGAGAATCTGCTCCGCGCCAGTCGGCGTGGACTGTACCGCGGGGCGTGGATGTACCTGTGGGAGAACCGCCATCAACGCCGCTACACCGTGACCAGATGA